A segment of the Salminus brasiliensis chromosome 5, fSalBra1.hap2, whole genome shotgun sequence genome:
GATCTTCAAGAGTCTTCTTCACCTTGCGTGTCTTCGTCTCATAGATTTTCCCCTCTTTAACATGATCAGTGTAGTGACATCTTTCTGTGCACACTGTGCATTTCCCCTCTGACATTACACTGCACCAGGAGAGATCTCTGACCCACCAGCATCCTGGATAATGACAGTTCtctttacacacactgcagcaagTTGCTTCTCTACTCAGGTGCCACCACTTAGATTCTATAGGCACCTTTTCTTTGTAGGGCTCATCAACTTCATACTCAAAGTCATTGTtgtccttcttttctttctcatgTTTCTCCAAAGCTGCTTTTGTCTGTTCAAGCTCAGTTTTTCTGAGCTCTGTCAGTGTGATCCGATCTTTGAGGTTGCTGATGGAAGCTTTCAGTTGTTTGCGTTTTCTCAGAACACTTTCAGTCAGCTTTACGTTTATAGAGCTGACTTCATtcagaaaagtgaaaaaattGTTCATGGTCTCCTTATTTGTTTCCCACAGATGTTGGTATTCGTCAGCCTTTTTTTCGTTATCtgttttatcatcatcatcatcatcatcactctgaAGGTTTTCACAGTGAGAGTTGTTAAAGCAGAAATGTACAGGCTTGCCATTAGAAGCTTTAGCACATTTGATTTTAGAATCCTTGATAGCCTTAAGGGCATTTCTAGGCTTGTTGTGGGCATGTGTAATGAGCACAACTATGTTTCTCTCCATATCAAAAGCAAATAAAGAGAGGACTGCATCAAATACATACAGTTGTGTGTCTGTAAGTCGAATGGTATCTGCTGACACCACAAGACACACTGCATCAATTTCCTGAACTCCATCCTTGGATCTGAATAACTCGTGCAAAGTTTCAGCAATTTTTAAATCACTCTCAATCCCTTCTGTGCTTCCATATCTAGGTGTGTCAATGACAGTGAAAGAGACTGGGCTCTCGTCAGTGAAGATATCATACACAGTGACTGCTTTTGTTTGAGATTCAGTTTGGCTTGCTTTTGTCTCTATGATCTCACACCAGATCCTGTTTTCCCACTGAACTCCCAGCATGTAGTTGACGATGGCATTAATGAGAGTAGTCTTCCCTGTTCCTGTTGCTCCAACCAGCAAGATGGTTTTATGGGGTTTGCTTCTGTCACTTTCTCCAAATGTCTCTCTCCTCAGTTTGTCTCCATCTAGTAAAGTCTTTGTGTTTAGAATATATCTTGTGAGAGGTCCTTTTATTGATCTGCACTTTCTTGTGATTTCCTGCAGTTGTTTTCCCATTGAAGTATATAAATCTTCACTCCTACAAAAAAATAAGAGGTTAATGTTTCTATCATTAAATCACTTGCTTGTTAAATGGGTTGCAACtgatctttattatttttgtcattatgagtattatatatatatgtcataatATTCCCCCAAAACATTTATTGCAATGCAAAGGGTTAAGGAGCTGCACATTAGTTCAGTTTTTTTGTCACTATATGAGTTACCACTTTTTCCACTATTCAGACAATTTCTAAgcactactaaagacacattggCATGTTATAGCAAGCTTTGCTATTTTTTGTATGTATGAGTGTCAAGCACACTCAAGCCTCTCTAGCCAGCCTGGATAGTTGCACCTACTGCCTCACTGAGTTGGTGGCCATGCTGGAGAGATGCCTGTGTGTTGTTGCTTTGTCTGATGacacatacagtgtatcacaaaagtgagtacacccctcacatttctgcagat
Coding sequences within it:
- the LOC140555635 gene encoding uncharacterized protein, whose protein sequence is MGKQLQEITRKCRSIKGPLTRYILNTKTLLDGDKLRRETFGESDRSKPHKTILLVGATGTGKTTLINAIVNYMLGVQWENRIWCEIIETKASQTESQTKAVTVYDIFTDESPVSFTVIDTPRYGSTEGIESDLKIAETLHELFRSKDGVQEIDAVCLVVSADTIRLTDTQLYVFDAVLSLFAFDMERNIVVLITHAHNKPRNALKAIKDSKIKCAKASNGKPVHFCFNNSHCENLQSDDDDDDDKTDNEKKADEYQHLWETNKETMNNFFTFLNEVSSINVKLTESVLRKRKQLKASISNLKDRITLTELRKTELEQTKAALEKHEKEKKDNNDFEYEVDEPYKEKVPIESKWWHLSREATCCSVCKENCHYPGCWWVRDLSWCSVMSEGKCTVCTERCHYTDHVKEGKIYETKTRKVKKTLEDLKRKYEEDSGEKMSLISRLENEIKVQNNEKNRLVEECYQCVIGLEEIALNPTAVSTLQHLDFLIEKVKETGNTERVKKLQELKKRDKDENPGVLKRIQRLWYS